From the genome of bacterium, one region includes:
- a CDS encoding arsenate reductase ArsC, whose translation MKKRILILCTGNSARSQIAEGLFRAKASDRVEVQSAGTKPKGLNPLAVQVMNEIGIDISHHRSKDVAEFENEKFDLVLTVCDNAKESCPVFPGARTIHWSTQDPEDIDSFREVRDTFNKKIEHFLKEFFSRQRNR comes from the coding sequence ATGAAAAAACGAATCCTGATTTTGTGCACCGGCAATTCTGCGCGTAGCCAAATAGCCGAAGGTTTGTTTCGGGCAAAGGCGTCTGACCGTGTGGAAGTCCAGAGTGCAGGCACTAAACCCAAAGGTCTGAATCCTCTTGCAGTTCAAGTCATGAATGAAATTGGAATCGATATCAGTCATCACAGATCAAAAGACGTTGCCGAGTTTGAAAACGAGAAATTCGATCTCGTTCTTACAGTTTGCGACAATGCAAAGGAGAGTTGCCCGGTCTTTCCCGGAGCCAGGACCATACACTGGAGTACTCAAGACCCGGAGGACATTGATTCCTTCCGCGAGGTTCGCGACACATTCAACAAGAAGATCGAGCACTTCCTAAAAGAGTTTTTTAGCAGGCAACGGAACAGATAA